In Oncorhynchus tshawytscha isolate Ot180627B linkage group LG06, Otsh_v2.0, whole genome shotgun sequence, the following are encoded in one genomic region:
- the spef1 gene encoding sperm flagellar protein 1: MDKELNEEILQDLFAWIDKIPLSRPKRNITRDFSDGVMAAEVVKYFFPKLVELHNYTPANSIQQKLSNWGTLNRKVFSKLNFHIPEETVKRIVVSTAGVIEPVLCSLRERIDDKRQQCTEDTLLDVEYYNNRNREKPLTEPLPKKEERAHVHQHTDKTSTVLGSQVDPTIRLVLEEKEQALLALQETVEILQIKVNRLEHLVQLKDMRLEDLTRHLERYKARANMP, from the exons ATGGACAAAGAATTAAACGAAGAAATATTGCAAGACTTGTTTGCCTGGATAGACAAAATACCACTGTCCAGACCTAAGAGGAATATAACAAGAGACTTCAGCGACGGAG TGATGGCTGCTGAGGTCGTCAAGTATTTCTTTCCCAAACTGGTGGAACTTCACAACTACACCCCAGCCAACTCTATACAGCAAAAACTCAGCAACTGGGGCACTCTCAAcag GAAGGTGTTCTCCAAGCTGAACTTCCACATCCCAGAGGAGACCGTGAAGAGGATAGTGGTGAGCACTGCTGGAGTAATAGAGCCTGTCCTGTGTTCGCTCCGAGAAAGGATTGACGACAAGAGACAGCAATGCACTGAAGACAcactactg GATGTGGAATACTACAACAACAGGAACCGAGAGAAACCTCTCACAG AGCCACTTCCcaagaaggaggagagggcacACGTACACCAACACACAGACAAGACTAG cactgTGCTAGGTTCTCAGGTGGACCCAACCATCCGTCTTGTGCTGGAGGAGAAGGAGCAAGCTCTACTTGCCCTACAGGAGACtgtggag atcctgCAGATCAAGGTGAACAGACTGGAACACTTGGTTCAGCTAAAGGACATGAGACTTGAAGACCTGACACGCCATCTGGAGAGATACAAGGCCAGGGCTAACATGCCTTGA